AGCAAGTATCCATGGCCTACACATGTTGACATATAAAGTTAACCAGCACAACTTCCAAGCAGTCCCCACGAGCTTCACAAAGGTGCCTGACTAACTCAAAGGGGATTTCATTTATGAGGGTGTTGCTGCTTGGTTTGAAGAGCTGCTAATTCCTAGGCTGACAGACCCATGGGTTTTCACATACATGAGCCAGGATCAATGTCAGAGCATTAGAAAGGATTTTGGAATGCCCAACGACTTATATTAGTAATGCAGAATTACTATAAAGACATGAGTGAGTTTCTACGGTTCCTTAAGACCTTCATTGTCAGAGAGATGGCAAATTCTGAGACACCTTACTTACTTAGCCTCTCGGCGTCTAGCTGAGAAACACAACTGTTCAGTCCTGATCCGTGATTTTTCTTTAACAGATCGAATGTCAGCATTGAAGTTTAAAATCATCTTCTGGTATGTCTTGCCCACGTCTGTCAtcgtctttcttctttctgtgatTGGCTACTCAGTTTACCGTTACATCCACGTTGGCAAGGAAAAGCACCCGTCGAATTTGGTGAGTGCTTGGCACGGTGCAAGACTGTTCtaacaacaggaagagagaagaggagggtcAGAACAGATACGGTTTCACATCAGAGCCAAGTGGCTTAGATGAATTCTAAAACACATTCTGAGCTGAGAGCAGCTGAGTAGGAGAGTCCTTTCATAGTGTGTATGCCATCTTGGGTGATACCCCCTGTACCCcaaaacccaacaaaaagcagCTTTTATACTGAATCCACTCACAGATATACCAACACTAAACCCTCCTCGGGTTTGaaatacttttataattaataagtgcTTGAGATAAGGTTATAGAATAAACAGATCATTTAAGTCATGATCTCTCTGTCATTCTCCAAGTTCAAGCCTCTTAGAGACAACACGTGACggttaaacaaaagaaaacaagtttttgAGGACTCATGGGGTAGAAGGAAGCCCTGAAATCTTTAGTATGGGGGAGGATCTGTTTTCATATTCAAGGGCATGAAAGTAAGAGCTGGGACACTTACTATGGTCAGAGAAATTAGCAGAGCAAGGGAAGGCAGATAGCATGCTGGGAAAGTTTGTCATAATACCAGCCTATTTTGTCCTCCGTGAGCAGCCAGCCACACTGGAGAGCCGACACCGGGCTGTATCGTGGGAGTATTTGGTGCTGTTCTCAGGGCTGAGCTTTATTTGGTCTTCAGAGCATTTTCAGTGAGGTTCTGAGCTGCAATGCTATGCTCACCATTTGTTTTAGATCTTCttgtagaaaataaaagcaacttgTTCTAGTAAAGCAAATGCAGCTAAGATGCTATCCAGGGGAGAAATAATGacaatcccaaagaagagaatgGGGCATGGGGATAGTGATTTGGAATGTGGAATCTAAACACACTTAGGAGGTGCATGGTCGGGACTTGAGCATACACTGCAagaggaggcaagaggaagaAGCAAATGAGATGTTATGGGACCAGCTGGTGAAAAAGACCCAatgggctcagcagttaaatgaAAGCATGTCACGGGGTGACAGGAAGATTGTACCTTGTCACTAATGCTTCCTTCAATAACAGGCACCTTCCATGTACCCCAAAGCAGAACAAAAATTATGTCTGTGTTGCTCAGGGTGGAgctagggccttgcacatgcagACAGTGTTCTGCCTTTTAGCTACATCTCCAAAcaattctttatcttttcttttgatACAAGGTCTGACTAAATCACTTCAGATGGCCTTTCCTCTCTTAGCCTTCAGAGTGTCTGGGGTTATTGGGGccttattgattttctttattcttgtatATTCTTGACatgatttagatttttttttaaatctcccatAAACTAGCAGatgaattgcttttttttttctttttctagcacAATTTGAACATTATATTCCTGTGTACACTCCTTTCTGGTGTTGTAATAGAGTGCTTTGACTAAATCAATTTCTGAGAAAAGGAGTTTGTTTCAGCCCATAGTTCCAAATTACAATGTAGAcaaaggctgcttgttcgttcccagtcacccagacccaaagtaatcacacaaaactaattgcaacactgcttatATTAGCTCAGCTTTCTTACtagctgactcttacatcttgaattaacccattattagtttatgtatcaccatgaggcttgtggttcaCCAGTAAGGTTCTCCAGCATCTGACTACATTgcgtctctctgattctgccttctttctcccctaTCTCCGCTTGGAATTCCCACTTTACCCTATTCTGtgctgttataggcccaaagcagattctttataaaccactggcaataaaacatatttatagaatACAGatgagaatcccacatcattacagtccatcatggggaATGGGGAAAGATGGTGGGAGCTTGAAGCAGAATATCACAGAGAACAATGGTTAATGCCTCCAAAGCCCAGCCTAGGGAAAGATGCTGACCATGTCCAGGGTGTGTCCTCCACCTCAGCTTAACTAAGGAAATCtctcacaggcttgcccacagaccAACCTAATCCAAACATAGAAAGTTCCTCATTGAGTTTCTCCCCAGGTGATTCTGTACTGTCAAGGCAACAATAGAAACATCATACTCCCTTTCTGAGTCCTACATTTATGCCTGTGTACATTTCATATCCACGGTCTATCCAGGAAAGGGCTAGTGGTCTGGGCAGCCCCAGCTTACTAACGGCAAACAGAACAAGCTTTCACCCACCTTACTCATCAACAGTCCTCATCTAGCAGAGTTTCCAATCTTAAAGAATCGAGAAGATTCTAGAACTTGATTGACTCACCAGCAGCCCCCTTTTCAgtcacctcccacccccaccgtGCAAACTCACACCCAAAGCTCACCGGTGATGCAGTTCACTTCTGGTGGCATTTTGTGAGTGGAGTGAAGTTTTCTCCATAGGCGGAGCCTAATTCTCTTTGCCGAGTTGGTCAGAGAGGGTCTCACACTATCCAGCAACACCGGAAGTTCTAGCTGGCAGCTGTTTGTAACCTCTCTCTGAAGTGAAAAGTGacgtttcttctcttctctctgcaggTTTTGATTTACGGAAATGAAATTGAAAGGTTCTTTGAACCTACTGAAACAATTACGTTCAATTTTATCACCCTCGATATGTTGGATGATTCTAAACGTTCTCAAAAGGATAAGAGCTTACTGGGGAAAAGCAGTGATAGTTCCAGCCTGAATGACCCCGAGCTCCGTGGGAGCCGGGAACCCCatcaggaggaggtggagggacaACACTTAGGATACTCTTCACATTTGATGGACATTGTGTATGGTGCTGAGCGAAGCGACAGAAATGCTTGCCTAAGCCAGCGTGAATGGCTTAGCGGCACCGTGCCCGCATCGGAGGCAGACACGGAGCCCGAGTACAGTGTCCCAACTGATTTCTACAGAGAGGCTGAAGACTGCCAGTTCTGTGGGCAGGAAGAGGCATCCAGCACAGGGAAATTATCTGAGCCACAGGCAGCTGTAGCAAACTTAGGTCCACCTTTTGAAGACCTACGTCCCCTGGGACAGGAGCATCCTGGCTCAGGAGAGGGGCCAGAAGAAGAGCCATCTACAGCACTGGTGGACTGGGACCCTCACACTGGCAGGCTGTGCGTCCCTTCCTTACCTAGCTTTGGCCAGGAGCCTGTGGAATATCGACGTTATGAGAGAGACGGGCTCACAGAGGGTGGCCTTTTGTCTAGACTCTATGAGAGCCAGGTACCTGACAAGCCAGAGGACGAACATGAGAACTATTTCATGCAATTTATGAAGGACTGGGAGTTGAGTGTACAAATGGAAAGCTAAGCCCATACGTTTTGTTGGCTGACTTCTTAAGTGACGGGGCATGTGCCTGTCAGCAAATGAATGAACCATTCCAGGGAGTGAACCATGGAAATGAGTAGGTCAACCTGTGTTCAGATTCCCCAGCATTAGACATGACTGTCTTGTTTCTGTTCACGCACTTGATTAACCCTGCCATCTCCAGATGGTTGACTTCTACGGGACCATCTTCCCAATCCACAGCAAATTCTGGAGTACAGGAACTTCCTGGAATACAGAGCCCTGGGCTTTGTTGTAGACAGAGTAAGCATTTCCAGGTTGGATGGGGAGTGTGTAACATGGTCAAAGTTTCCTATTTTCTAACAAGTATGCCTGTGCAGTTACATTCTGAATTTTTACCATATGTATGTAACACTATCCAAATGTTTCATAAAAGTCACGTATTTTATAAACACCCCTTTTCTATAATCTGTTGACTGTGTGAATGTTAGGATGCTCCAAAATGCACCCATGCCACGAAGTGGATGGAGAGTGGATAACATATAAAGGGCATAAGTCACCGTGCGGTCATGACAACCCACGCTCAGAAGGAGCAATCAGGCCAGCCTTCATGCTTCTGTCTTCCGTAAGAGGCAGTGTTTATCAGTTTTTGAGCAGTTTTGGAGTGTGAGCTAAATGGCTGTTCTTCCGTAGTCAGGATAACACCCTCTCAGTAATTTAGTGGGGCCTTGTGTTGCCTAAAAGATCTGCCATAGTTTTTTAATAGAATGCCACACTTGTTGGGGGAGATGtattgtttaaaatacatttaagtaACTGTAAAATGTCCCACACTAGAGAATGTCCCCCAGATGAAATGCTGAATCACTAACCATTCTACAGGGACAGTCAATACTGCCAGGTCTCTTAGGGAGATGTATGAATGAATATCACCTCACTACATGACAGTAAAATCCGTAGTAAGTAAACACGGGGCATAAGAAAGCAAGTTAAATGACTATGTGAGGAAGGGTTTATTAAAGTTTGACATGGTTCACTCCGGGGGCTGAAGTACATCATAAAACACCTTCCTGGTAATTCCAGTAACTACTCCCATCGTCTTCTCCATTTAATTAAATTCTACATCACACTACATTAAACACGACAGAATCTATAAAGCCAAACCACGTAAAACGATTGATGTTTCCATGTTTTAGACCTACAGGAATATcagtgttttatgtttttgtttaattatgaacTCAGCCCACTGCGCGTCTTTCAGGAAGACAGATATCATCCTATTTCCTTAGTCATATGTTTGGCAGAAGCAGACAGCTCTGGTAGGAGAGATGGATTCTGGGGTCATGGTCTTTTGCAATTATCCACAAATCCAAACAGTTTCTGATTTAATGGTTTAATTTAGAGCATAATCATATTAATCAGAGTGTTCTGTTCTTCTTGGTCTTTGTAGAAATGATTCTGGTGGCTCGGAAGAACAGATTTATGCTACAAACTGGAAATGAAGTTCAGGAATAGAAAAGACTAGgttgttttgaaaagcaaaaaggaaaagaattgatGATAGTTTGGCTTATTAATTTCATTCacgaaatatttatttgtttaagtgCCTACTATATCCATCAATGTCCTCATCTgtgaagtaaaaattaaaacttccTTATCGTTGTTTTGAGGAGGAAAAGAACTAGGCTGCAGGGGGCACTTAGGGCAGGGCAGTGAGTGGAATGGCGGCTATGGCCTCATCTTTATTCTCGCCAATTCTTGTTCTCAGCATAGGAGCCAGCAGCCATCTTGACACAAGAATGATGCAAATGTCTGCCTTGCCTAACTTGGTTTTTCTCACCTGAAAGCACAGTGGTGATTCACTTCCTTCTCTGCGCCGCCGCTTAAATCGTCCCGTGTTGAACCACATTTTCTGCCTTTAAAAGAGGAATCTAGTTCTgggttgtctttctgtctcttgctaTTCTAAGCGTATCAGAAGCGTCCAGCATTTCAGTATCTTGAAACCTGTGACTATACACACAGAGGACCACAGAGATAGGAAGAATCCCTGGCTTAGGATTCAACTTAGATGTTTCAACTTGCTCATTGGATCAAAGGTATACGCATTCTGTAGAAAATGCACACCTTCGATTCCGAGAGTTGGTTGCTCTTTTAACTAGTGATATGCAATTGTTTCTGTTAATGCTGGGGAGTCACAGCTCCCAGTTAGCCCTGTGGTCACAAAGGGGAAATAGCTCTGTGGTAGACTGAGTTGCTGTGGTAGCTGGATTAGCAATGCGAAAATTTGAGTATCTCTTCAGGTCCATATGTTGAAAGGTTGGTCCCCAAGGCTGTGCTATTAAAAACTACAGGCTTCAGGTAGGTGACGCTTAGTATAGGGATTTAGGACACTGAGGATATACCCTTGAAGGGAATTTTGAGACCTAGGTCTCCCAGTCTTTACTTCCTGGTTTGTGCTCCGAACACTGGTTTCCTTGTGCACTCCTGACCTAGTATGTGACCCTCAAAGAGGCCACATCTAAGAGGCTGTCCATTTGTTAGCTCAAACCACAGGAATTGTGAGccaaagatcagcatttctttaCTTTATGAGTAGCCTGTGCCAGGTCTATTATTGTGACTACGTGAAACTAATACAGCATATTAAATTCATTTTTCAAGTTATATGTTCAGCCTATGATGAATTAATTAGTgaaatcacagcaatacattcaAATAAGACTATGGCATATTTCTCGTAGGGAGAAGGTCACTATGTCTCAGATGTGGGAAGCAGATGTCATGTATCCTCTCTTCTATGGTCAGGCCCCAGCACCTCCTCTGCTTCTTCGTGTGAGTCTATCCCTGTGGAGGAAGTATGGCTGTGAAGAGGCAGGGTTCTTGACCAATGAATGCCATTCAGCTTATCACCGATGATCACTCAGTCCAGGTGTTTATATTCGGCTTCTACAATAGATTTCTCTTACTTATGAAGACATTTGTCACTGAATCTATACCCATTGCCCCTCATTCCTAaacaccaccactggagccagagagatggctcaatggtcaGAGTACTGTATATTCTTCCCGGGgcccctggttcaattcccagcacccccatgactgctcacaaccatctgtagctccagtttcagggtatcaGACACCCGTTTCAGTCCACAAGCACcgggcatgcatgtggtacacaacatacaggcaggcaaatcGCCCAGacacataagaaataaaataaatattgttaacAAAAGAAAGGCGATTCCACCACTGGGAAGCGAGGGACACCAAATGTCCTATTGTAGAGGAACGGCGGGCTGCGttccaccacctggctagctttacacccgaaataattacacggaaactgtattctttcaaacactgcttggcccattagtttcagcctcttattggctagctcttacatgttgatctaacccatttttaatattctatgtagcaccacgaggtggcttaccaggaaagatcttaacctgagtctgcctcagagaggagaatcatggcgactgcctgactcggcttctttctcctagcattctgtactgtttactccacctacctaattttctgtcctattaaagggccaagcagttttctttattaattaaccaatgaaacaacagagagaaagatgaccctcctccatcatcctaTCTTGCCCGTGGGATGAGAGTGTGTAAAGGGAACTTGTCTCCCGGGAACAGGAGGAAGAGCTGATGCTCTGGGCTGTACTTACCTCAAGAAATCAGGATAGCAAGGCGAAGCTCGTTGTACAGCCCAGAGCGCAAGGCTACCCAGTGTGATAAACATAAAGAGGGCATTAAACAGGGAGTTGATCAACTTGGCTAGGGGCATTGGGTCATAAATCATGTTCTCTCTGGCCCACACATTACCACCCCCGCATCTTCCAGATGAATCCAAGCTAAATTATCTTgggattgtttttctctttttccctctttggTTCCTCACATTACATCAGCCACAATTTACAGTTGTttttcaaagctttttttttaaaggtgccTGTAATTTATAATAATAGTATGGCTGTGggtattttaatagtttttatttttattgtagaaaATTCATTAAGATGCATgctgatagaaagatagataaagagagagagagacatgatagatagatagatagatagatagatagatagatagatagatagatagatagatagatcatagaCCAACTAGAAATGGAAATAGTTTTAGTTACTTGTAATTAAATCCCGCACAGATTTAACCACTGTACGTGTATtggggcaagaaactgttctcaGTTGGGGACCATTAGCAATGTCTGGAgactttgattttgattttcaagTCTCACGATGCAGCCCAAGTTTACCTGGGACTAGGTATAGAACTTAGGATGCTGTACCACATGTGGGCTCAAGTGGTTCTCCTGCCACACTCTCCCTGAGTGACTGGCTCTAGAGGCATGCTCCATCACACCTGGCCTGGAGAGGGAGACATCTCTGCTAATGGAGATAGAAGCTGGGGATATTATAAATGTCCTATTCTGCACAACAAAGCCTCTATAACAAAGAATGACCCAGCCCAAATTAGTCCTGAAGACCTTCCCAGAGTCTTGCATGTATACACTCCCAAATGGAGATCATGTTGAATCATTCTGTTAACTTGGTTCtttcacacacaccccaaaaaaagtctaatgaattattttattttagctaatGATTACATTTGATGTATCGGCCTTATTGATGGCAGAATCAACAGCAGAGTGGGAATTATTTTTCTGAGCTTAATACTTTAGTTTTTAACAACCAAAACAGTGACCAAAAATTGGAACTGTTAAGAGTACTTCATAGCCACACATGGTGgctatgcctgtaattccagcacctgggaaatGGAGATGGGAGAATTgggagttcagggctagccttaGCTatgtgaatttgaagtcagcctttTCTCAAAAAGATGGAGGGAAGTTCCTTTATAGATTCCATAAATATTCAGTTTGGCCTGGCTGCAGCAATTCTGAGCTGTAACTGTTCACAGCTCCCTGAAGTATCCCTGGAGCATCCCTGTTAGGTTTACCACAGAGTTTGCCAATACActacaaagaaataaagcaataagGTAGTTGATGCTTTACTTTTCACTGGGACAAAAACATCTGACAGGAAGCAACTTAAGCCAAGAAGAATGTATCTTAGCCTACAGGTTCATGACTGCGGAGACAAGGCACTGGGGCCCTAACCACAGCGATAAGGACTGTGGGTGTGGTCTGTTACAGCCCCACTGATCAGGAAGCCAAGCAAATAGTCCTTTAGCCCATTCCTACAACCCTGTGTCTGCCTACCAGGGCTCCTGTTCAAAAGTTTCACAACTTCCCAAAACAACACCACATGCAGGAACATGCATGAGCCTcctggggacatttcacattcaaatcagAACAAGTATTATGTGCAATTTAATGATGAGACCCTGGTGCAACCGACTCCTCATATACTTCATGTCCTTGATGCTAGCTTAAGCTAAACCAGGTACATCCCAGACTGGGTGACGTCACCTTTGTCTCCACCACTTGATAAGCCCCTTAGTTCTCATCCAAACACCAggatccatttttctttctgctacCCAGGACCACGCTTCTGTCAATAAGTCCTGAGTGGCTTACAACATCTACTCTGTTCTGCCTACCTCATTCCCCAAGCTTTCAGGACCTCAGATCCTTTCTCTCTGGGACCTGGctgttttaaaacatatatagtGTGTGCTTTCAATATGACCGAGTCTCTAAAAAGCATTGTTTTTTGATGTTCTGTCATGTGACCTGATGACCGTCAGGTGCATCTTCACCTGTGGGTACTGACTTTGGTCCTCTACCACTCTTCTCGAGGACTGCCGACCCTTGTCACAGGTCTGTACGGCCATACCATTGCCTCCGTGCCTGGGCAGCTGTAGAATCCTGACAccaattttctcattttcatatttAGCAAACTTGCCCATTGTTTTCCATTCTGATTTTAAGTCGAGGAAAATCCAGCTGAAGCTTCTTCCCGAATGGTTTTCCACCTAATAGCTTCATTGTCGCGTCACATGACAGCTTCAGGTTAATATTTGGGTCGTTGGGGTGAGGCTCCTTCCAGCAAGATATACACCTGTCTTTTGCTGTCTAAAGAAACATAGGAGTCCTGTTCTGTTTATGCTGTTCAATAGATGGCTTTTTGTTTCTGGATCTGTCATCCTGGGGAAGGCAGCACTCATCAGGGGTAGCCATCTGGCTCATGGTCATGTTTCCATGCACAGACTACCAAGACAGATGGACACTGATGGGGCGATGTATGAGCAGCCATTGGCATCTCTGCAACTGGTTTCCACGGGAAATAAGAACTAGACACAACTCCAAAGGGCCTTATGTAATTGTGATAGATTACATATTATGCCTTCTCCTCATATATTCCCTAGTCTTTGGATGGGGATTGATGGATGTATTTAAATCTACTTATTCTGATTTAATATGTAGACATTTCAGGATATTTGATGTGAGAGGGGAAACATGAAATTCATTTCAATCCCAACCTCACAAAAAAGAGGTGTGAGGTTGACTCTAATCcactgttttgcttttaaaagaatatagggGCACAACCATAAAGAAAGGTGGGCCAATTAGTACTACAGTGTACATAGTCATAGTTTCCCCCTTTGGAATCAAAGGACAGAGTGGGGACAGGGGTGGTCATTAGAATTGTAAGAGTCTCCTATGGACAGAgtgttccttttattatttttttcttcaaatttagtATGCTATACAAGCCcttatatgtatatttagttTAGCAAAAATAGAACCCCAAAGCCTCTGGTATACTTTAATGGCATTCTGAGAGGCTCCATTTCTAGTTACTGCCTTCATAATGTTGGTCAAGGCCTTTGGAATGACAAGCCCATTATTTTCACGTGTGGACCAGAAACAAGTATGTTTATGGTCACGCCGTATTTACCAAGTCTTTGACTAAAGTTCTACACAAGGAAGAGTTGTGGATGCTTTGGTTAGTAGCGTTTCTGCTCTGAAGAACTCGAGCTGAGCATCTAGGCTCTCCTAGAAAACTGAAAGGAACAGCTGAAGCCTGCAGGAAATGAAGAAGACTATGATTCACACAAACCTGAAATTCAGGCCACTCTTCAATGCTCACAGGTAGCGAAGGGTCTAACTTTGTTGTCTGTTAACAGATTTTAGTGTGTggagaagaaaaatgtcaaaatgttTGGCCTTCACACTTTCCTATGCTGTGGTGGCCTTGGTTACAAATGCttagtaatcttttttttttttttttcgagacatggtttctctgtagcttttggttcctgtcctggaactagctcttgtagaccaggctggccttgaactcacagagatccgcctgcttctgcctcccaagtgctgggattaaaggcgtgcgccaccaccgcccggcctattagAGATCATTTTTTAATAGAATGACTTTGCTTTTTCCATGTTTCACATTTCCTGGTAGATTATTGTCACTAATTTCCAAAATGAAAGACTGCATAATTGCTGATTCAAACAACACAGTCAAGCAGGCACATCTTTGATCCACGTATAATAAAGAAATTTAGAAGTTTCACCTCtgcagaaagaagaagagagaatgaaaacaaaaacagagtatACTTAAGGCATTTGTGTAATCAGAAGTACAATGAAATAAGTGAGACTTTTATTGGCATTCAACTATGCCCTAGTCTATAAAACTAGCAGTACTGTGTTCCTTCTGAACATTAGACCTTGGCAGATTGCTAATCAACTAGAAAGCTATTTAAAGGGATCTGGAGTCTCAGATGTGCAGAGGAGGAATGGAATCCAGGATTCAATGATGTTCTGAAGGGGCCACAGGCAAAGGCGCTCCAGTGAAGGGGACGTTAGACAATCAGGTGACACAGAATAGAACTAGGACACATAGCTAGAGTAGCTAAAAAACAGAATTCATCTCAAGGCAGAAGGCACTTCAATAATTAAATGGCAATTCTTGATTCTTGACCACATGAGACTGAGTTTTCCATCACTGGATGAAGCATAGACTGGTTTATCCTCCCCCATTAAGGTAAAGGGTAAAAATAGGTGGTCTCCAAAATGTCTCCCACCTCTAAATatctaatataaaatataaaaataaaattcctggaattattaaaatgatctcttttttcccccttctttttcttccaagcAATTCAGTAGCTTGAAAGTGCCTTTTcgtccaggcggtggtggcgcatgcctttaatcccagcactcgggaggcagaggcaggcggatctctgtgagttcgagaccagcctggtctacaagatctagttccaggacaggctccaaaaccacagagaaaccctgtctcgaaaacaaaaagaaaaaaaaaaaaaaacaaaacgaaagtgTGTTTCCCACAAACTACCAGGAACTTGTCCTTGGCCCCCTGCCTGCAAAGAGccaagtcatttctctccttgcatGTGACTCACGACAGTTTAGAAGTTTCCGCTCAGGAGTCAGAACCGGACAGGCAGCTCTGAGCTCAGTCTCCCAAGAACTTACTTTGACTCTTTATCCTCATCTTTTCCTCCCTATCCATCATTTCTCATGCTTACCCATgtccctttttttcctctcttaaaagaaaatttcaagttattgaaaaaggaaaaactatgTAAATAGGCAAAGAAGTCATCATGGGCCCATCTCCAAACTCTATACCAAGTCTAGATATTACAGCGACAATGCCACAATTCAAGGGTACGAATAAGTCATAGACTTAGAGCTGCCAGAAACTGCCTGTGTTCCCCCTCCATTTGAATAACACTTTCTATTCTTGGCCCATTGTTCAGAATACCCCAAAGCCAGCTATTATGGTTTGGATATGAAATGTTTCCCAAAATTGTTTATGTGTTGAAAGATTGGTCCCCAGGTAGGGACAATACTGGAAGGCAATTGGATCATGAGGGTACTAGCTTCATCAATGAGTTAATGCACTGAGTTCATGCCAAATGAGCTACTGAGGAGGAGGAGCCCGGGTGGAGGCACGACTTTCAAGAGCTTATCTGTTCCTGACTGcttgtctctctgtccctgcttTTCCACTTGGCATGAGGCGAGCAGATTTTCCTCACAATGTTTCTGCCTCCTGTCAGACCCCAGCAATGTAGCCAGCCAATAACAAACGAACACCTCTGAAAGCACAAGCTAAGAAGAAATCATTCCTTCTTTAGAGTCTTTCTCTCAGACGCTTGTCACAGGGACATTGTACATAACTAGAAAGAAGGTTTCTTTGCTGGAGTGTGGCTGCATTGTTAAATATAGCTTGACTCTTAGCTCCGATTCCTACTGTACTCTGTGTCTCAAGTCTGATAATTATACTACTGGGATTTCTtgacaggtaaaaaaaaaaaaaaaaacatgaaatcagACTGAGCGGcaatgggaggggaggagggtatGTCCAGATCACCTGTACCTTACACAGTGCACAACAGCCAACCCAAGTCTGTGATGGACAGGCAGGTACACTGGACGTGCATGCAGTGTTCAGCTGGGAAACAGTTATAAATAACTCCA
This genomic window from Chionomys nivalis chromosome 2, mChiNiv1.1, whole genome shotgun sequence contains:
- the Il20ra gene encoding interleukin-20 receptor subunit alpha isoform X1: MSCIGIHPRVNTELKSHTLCSISSQVGPPEVVLKTGEKSVSIVLAAPEKWKINPKDDPVSMQQIYSNLKYNVSVYNTKSRMWSQYITDSTLEFTWLEPSIQYCIYVESFVPGPPRLPLTPQKRCFSTLKDRMSALKFKIIFWYVLPTSVIVFLLSVIGYSVYRYIHVGKEKHPSNLVLIYGNEIERFFEPTETITFNFITLDMLDDSKRSQKDKSLLGKSSDSSSLNDPELRGSREPHQEEVEGQHLGYSSHLMDIVYGAERSDRNACLSQREWLSGTVPASEADTEPEYSVPTDFYREAEDCQFCGQEEASSTGKLSEPQAAVANLGPPFEDLRPLGQEHPGSGEGPEEEPSTALVDWDPHTGRLCVPSLPSFGQEPVEYRRYERDGLTEGGLLSRLYESQVPDKPEDEHENYFMQFMKDWELSVQMES
- the Il20ra gene encoding interleukin-20 receptor subunit alpha isoform X3 — its product is MKNVLHWNPPEGQHGAEVTYTVQYFIYGQKEWLSVSECRSISRTYCDLSAETSDYEHQYYGKVQAIWETKCSEWAETGRFYPFLETQVGPPEVVLKTGEKSVSIVLAAPEKWKINPKDDPVSMQQIYSNLKYNVSVYNTKSRMWSQYITDSTLEFTWLEPSIQYCIYVESFVPGPPRLPLTPQKRCFSTLKDRMSALKFKIIFWYVLPTSVIVFLLSVIGYSVYRYIHVGKEKHPSNLVLIYGNEIERFFEPTETITFNFITLDMLDDSKRSQKDKSLLGKSSDSSSLNDPELRGSREPHQEEVEGQHLGYSSHLMDIVYGAERSDRNACLSQREWLSGTVPASEADTEPEYSVPTDFYREAEDCQFCGQEEASSTGKLSEPQAAVANLGPPFEDLRPLGQEHPGSGEGPEEEPSTALVDWDPHTGRLCVPSLPSFGQEPVEYRRYERDGLTEGGLLSRLYESQVPDKPEDEHENYFMQFMKDWELSVQMES
- the Il20ra gene encoding interleukin-20 receptor subunit alpha isoform X2; amino-acid sequence: MSCIGIHPRVNTELKSHTLCSISSPEKWKINPKDDPVSMQQIYSNLKYNVSVYNTKSRMWSQYITDSTLEFTWLEPSIQYCIYVESFVPGPPRLPLTPQKRCFSTLKDRMSALKFKIIFWYVLPTSVIVFLLSVIGYSVYRYIHVGKEKHPSNLVLIYGNEIERFFEPTETITFNFITLDMLDDSKRSQKDKSLLGKSSDSSSLNDPELRGSREPHQEEVEGQHLGYSSHLMDIVYGAERSDRNACLSQREWLSGTVPASEADTEPEYSVPTDFYREAEDCQFCGQEEASSTGKLSEPQAAVANLGPPFEDLRPLGQEHPGSGEGPEEEPSTALVDWDPHTGRLCVPSLPSFGQEPVEYRRYERDGLTEGGLLSRLYESQVPDKPEDEHENYFMQFMKDWELSVQMES